The Chitinophagales bacterium genome has a segment encoding these proteins:
- a CDS encoding M28 family peptidase encodes MKLNRKIIIILIYSIFILSCKLKPKQTEAEQTATTVERPNFSADSCYRFIQEQVTFGARIPNTPAQAKCALYLKEKLQSYGATTIIQQANLIVYNGQTVPCYNIIGSYNPNVERRILLCAHWDTRPFMDQEEDKAIQQQHNDGADDGASGVAILLEIARQLQAKNPEIGVDIIFFDVEDYGQPQYNYNPNVEDDYCLGTQYWCKNPHNANYQAEAGILLDMVGAKGATFPYEGISMQYAPSFLKQVWHNATLLGYSNYFLKQQSAAITDDHYYINTLAGIPTIDIINRTTATESGFASHWHKQTDNIDIISTATLQAVGETVLYSVYEF; translated from the coding sequence ATGAAATTAAATCGTAAAATTATAATTATATTAATTTATTCTATATTTATTTTGTCTTGCAAATTAAAGCCAAAACAAACTGAAGCAGAGCAAACAGCAACAACAGTAGAACGACCAAATTTTTCTGCCGATTCGTGCTATCGTTTTATACAAGAACAAGTTACCTTTGGTGCAAGAATTCCTAACACACCAGCTCAAGCAAAATGTGCTTTATACTTAAAAGAGAAATTGCAAAGCTATGGAGCAACAACTATCATTCAACAAGCCAATTTAATAGTCTATAACGGACAAACAGTACCGTGCTACAATATTATTGGTAGCTATAATCCAAATGTAGAACGAAGAATTTTATTATGTGCTCATTGGGACACTCGACCTTTTATGGATCAAGAAGAAGACAAAGCCATACAACAACAACATAACGATGGTGCAGATGATGGTGCTAGTGGTGTAGCCATTTTACTAGAAATTGCTAGACAACTACAAGCAAAAAATCCAGAAATAGGTGTTGATATTATTTTCTTTGATGTAGAAGATTATGGTCAACCACAATACAATTATAATCCAAATGTAGAAGATGATTATTGCTTAGGTACACAGTATTGGTGTAAAAATCCACACAATGCAAATTACCAAGCAGAAGCAGGTATTTTGTTAGATATGGTTGGAGCAAAAGGAGCAACTTTTCCATACGAAGGTATTTCTATGCAATACGCACCAAGTTTTTTAAAACAAGTATGGCACAATGCAACGCTACTAGGATATAGCAACTATTTTCTAAAACAACAAAGTGCAGCAATAACAGACGACCATTATTATATAAATACACTAGCAGGAATACCAACAATAGATATAATCAATAGAACTACAGCAACCGAAAGTGGTTTTGCTTCACATTGGCACAAACAAACCGATAATATAGATATTATTAGTACAGCAACACTACAAGCAGTTGGAGAAACAGTTTTGTACAGTGTGTATGAATTTTAA